A region of Candidatus Defluviilinea gracilis DNA encodes the following proteins:
- the rpmE gene encoding 50S ribosomal protein L31, producing the protein MKADIHPTYYPDAKVTCASCGRTWTTGSTKKEFRVDICAECHPFFTGEASRLLDIEGQVDRFYKKLSVRQNYVEQQKVKEELKGSPERQIEDLGLAARANEALKAAGITNVGQFLEKLNGGNDAVLAIAGFGQASLTAAKKKLRSLGYELPEAAA; encoded by the coding sequence ATGAAGGCTGATATTCATCCAACTTATTACCCCGACGCGAAAGTGACCTGCGCTTCGTGCGGCCGCACATGGACGACGGGTTCGACGAAAAAAGAATTCCGCGTGGACATCTGCGCCGAGTGCCATCCATTCTTCACGGGCGAGGCTTCGCGCCTGCTCGACATCGAAGGTCAGGTGGATCGCTTCTATAAGAAGTTGTCTGTCCGCCAGAATTATGTCGAGCAACAGAAGGTCAAAGAAGAATTGAAGGGTTCACCCGAACGCCAGATCGAGGATTTGGGTCTCGCGGCTCGCGCGAATGAGGCGTTGAAGGCGGCGGGAATTACGAACGTCGGTCAGTTCCTTGAGAAGTTGAACGGCGGCAACGACGCGGTGTTGGCTATCGCTGGTTTCGGTCAGGCATCGCTCACGGCGGCGAAGAAGAAACTCCGCTCGCTGGGGTACGAACTTCCCGAAGCGGCGGCGTAA
- the rpmA gene encoding 50S ribosomal protein L27, with translation MAHKTGGGSTRNGRDSNAQRLGVKRYAGQFVLSGNILVRQRGTKIAPGLNVDAGKDDTLFATANGVVMFDVVRGKKRVNVVPQAEA, from the coding sequence ATGGCACATAAAACAGGCGGCGGGTCTACCCGCAACGGACGAGATTCAAATGCGCAGAGACTCGGCGTGAAGCGTTACGCGGGTCAGTTCGTGCTTTCTGGAAATATTTTGGTGCGCCAGCGCGGCACGAAGATCGCGCCGGGCTTGAACGTGGACGCGGGCAAGGACGACACGTTGTTCGCAACCGCGAACGGCGTTGTGATGTTCGATGTGGTGCGCGGCAAGAAACGCGTCAACGTCGTGCCGCAGGCGGAGGCGTAA
- the rplU gene encoding 50S ribosomal protein L21 — protein sequence MRFAIVESGGKQYRAVEGRTIEVDRLPVETGNKFDLDRVLLMADGDEVVVGTPTLSDINVKVTVMDHIRGPKIDRFKYRPKKRIRVRGGHRQQYTLLMVDFIGKPGETRKVEEPKVEKQAEVEVEAVEAETKPKAEKQAKPSKEAAKPSAKKAPAKKSSTKKTESKKK from the coding sequence TTGAAAGCGGCGGCAAGCAGTACCGTGCCGTCGAAGGGCGAACCATCGAAGTGGATCGCCTGCCCGTTGAAACGGGAAACAAATTCGACCTTGACCGCGTCTTGCTCATGGCAGACGGCGACGAGGTCGTGGTCGGCACCCCCACCCTGAGCGACATCAACGTCAAGGTCACGGTCATGGATCACATCCGTGGTCCGAAAATTGACCGCTTCAAGTACCGACCGAAGAAACGCATCCGCGTGCGCGGCGGGCATCGCCAGCAGTACACGTTGTTGATGGTGGACTTCATCGGCAAGCCGGGCGAGACTCGCAAGGTGGAAGAGCCGAAGGTCGAGAAGCAGGCTGAAGTGGAAGTCGAAGCGGTTGAGGCTGAGACAAAGCCGAAGGCGGAGAAGCAGGCTAAACCGTCGAAAGAAGCGGCGAAGCCATCCGCAAAAAAGGCTCCCGCAAAGAAGTCGTCAACGAAAAAGACAGAGTCAAAGAAGAAGTAA
- a CDS encoding thymidine kinase, giving the protein MKHSHGSIEVVCGSMFSGKTDELIRRLVRATIAKQKVQVFKPAIDIRYAVEKVTSHAGSDFDAIPIEKATEIINKIDSDTTVVGIDEAQFFDPEVVPVSRELASRGIRVIAAGLDTDFRGEPFGPMPILMSIAEEVDKLHAICMVCGGEASRTQRLVNGKPAKFDDPVVIVGASEMYEARCREHHEVPR; this is encoded by the coding sequence ATGAAGCATAGTCACGGTTCGATTGAAGTAGTCTGCGGTTCGATGTTCAGCGGCAAGACGGATGAGTTAATCCGCCGTCTCGTCCGCGCGACGATCGCCAAGCAAAAGGTGCAAGTATTCAAGCCCGCAATTGACATTCGTTATGCAGTGGAAAAGGTCACGTCACACGCTGGCTCAGACTTCGACGCGATTCCCATCGAAAAAGCGACGGAGATCATCAACAAGATCGATTCGGATACAACCGTCGTCGGCATTGACGAGGCGCAGTTCTTCGACCCTGAGGTTGTCCCCGTCTCGCGCGAGTTGGCGTCACGCGGAATCCGCGTCATCGCGGCGGGGTTGGATACCGACTTCCGTGGCGAACCGTTCGGTCCGATGCCGATCCTCATGTCCATTGCCGAGGAGGTGGATAAACTCCACGCGATCTGCATGGTCTGCGGCGGCGAAGCCTCGCGCACGCAGAGACTGGTCAACGGCAAGCCCGCAAAATTTGACGATCCCGTTGTCATCGTCGGCGCGTCAGAGATGTATGAGGCGCGGTGTCGTGAGCATCACGAAGTGCCGAGATAA